One Terriglobales bacterium DNA segment encodes these proteins:
- a CDS encoding DinB family protein has protein sequence MSGSISILLEPNTLPERIIVEDIRLKLGEQIERTEHLVRLVPPNALAWKPQLQTTSTNLNHLLGHLLDCLAGVCAVFHAAFPHELAHLAQLQSLPVNHACQPEEALQRIREYTKHIEQAFALCNDNDLRRMIPSVFVPQGETLLTLLLGNLEHLINHKYQLFFYLKLYGLPVTSKDIYHWRGAPGDQG, from the coding sequence ATGAGTGGTTCTATTTCCATCCTGTTGGAGCCGAACACATTGCCGGAACGAATCATAGTTGAGGATATTCGCCTGAAGTTGGGCGAACAGATTGAACGCACCGAACACCTGGTTCGGCTGGTGCCTCCCAATGCTCTTGCTTGGAAGCCACAATTGCAGACAACTTCAACAAACCTGAACCACTTGCTTGGCCACCTGCTTGATTGTCTGGCCGGCGTTTGCGCAGTCTTCCACGCCGCATTTCCCCATGAGCTTGCGCATCTCGCACAACTGCAGTCGCTGCCGGTGAATCATGCCTGTCAACCCGAAGAAGCACTGCAGAGAATCCGCGAATATACGAAGCATATCGAACAGGCATTTGCTCTCTGCAACGATAATGATCTGAGGCGAATGATTCCTTCAGTATTTGTCCCCCAAGGTGAGACACTGCTAACGCTATTGTTGGGGAATCTCGAGCACCTGATCAATCACAAATACCAGTTGTTCTTCTATCTGAAACTCTATGGGTTGCCCGTCACCAGCAAAGACATTTATCACTGGCGAGGAGCGCCAGGTGACCAGGGATAG
- a CDS encoding RNB domain-containing ribonuclease, protein MDNKSVSHVDLQAIAKQVMLENGFEPEFPAPAQQQLSQLQAHPPRVAADGNIRDLRNLLWSSIDNDTSRDLDQIEFAERQPDGQTKVLVGIADVDAFVPKSSPIDGHAAKETTTVYTGVRNFPMLPEQLSTGVTSLLENQDNLSIVIEFLVDQNGCVSAGNAYPAIVRNKAQLTYNAVGAWLEGKSAAPPKVAASAELQAQLKLQNEVAQALKNERFRHGALNIETTEVHPVMLNEQVVDIARQEKNLATELIEDFMIAANGVVARMLEQVSSIRRVVKTPERWNRIVELAAQSGEKLPSQPDSKALNDFLMKRKAADPDHFADVSLAVIKLMGPGEYVLERPGDPAQGHFGLAVQDYTHSTAPNRRFADVVTQRLIKAMQTKQTAPYSDDELTAIANNCTQKEDAARKVERGMTKRIAAVAMSHRIGESFDAIVTGVTPHGTFVRVLQPHVEGLLCRGEQGVDVGDKLRVKLISTDAQKGYIDFARG, encoded by the coding sequence AGGCGCATCCGCCGCGAGTTGCCGCAGATGGAAACATTCGCGACCTGCGCAATCTGCTTTGGTCTTCGATTGACAATGATACGTCTCGCGACCTTGACCAGATTGAATTTGCCGAACGCCAACCTGACGGACAAACCAAGGTCCTGGTGGGAATTGCCGACGTGGATGCCTTCGTTCCCAAGAGTTCCCCGATTGATGGACACGCAGCAAAGGAGACCACAACGGTTTATACCGGGGTGAGGAATTTCCCCATGTTGCCGGAGCAGCTTTCAACCGGCGTGACCTCGCTGCTGGAGAACCAAGATAACCTCAGCATAGTCATTGAGTTTTTGGTGGATCAGAATGGCTGCGTCAGCGCCGGCAACGCCTACCCGGCAATTGTGCGCAATAAGGCGCAGCTTACTTACAATGCTGTGGGCGCGTGGCTCGAGGGGAAGAGTGCTGCCCCGCCTAAGGTAGCTGCGTCGGCCGAGCTACAAGCGCAACTGAAGCTGCAAAACGAAGTAGCGCAGGCTTTGAAGAATGAACGCTTCCGCCACGGCGCACTCAATATTGAAACTACGGAAGTTCATCCTGTCATGTTGAATGAGCAGGTGGTGGATATTGCCCGGCAGGAAAAGAACCTGGCCACCGAACTTATTGAAGACTTCATGATCGCAGCCAACGGGGTAGTGGCGCGCATGCTGGAGCAGGTTTCTTCCATCCGGCGCGTGGTGAAGACACCGGAGCGCTGGAACCGGATTGTAGAGCTGGCAGCTCAAAGTGGCGAAAAACTCCCGAGCCAGCCGGATTCTAAGGCCCTTAATGATTTTCTAATGAAACGCAAAGCTGCTGATCCCGACCACTTTGCCGATGTGTCACTGGCAGTGATCAAGTTGATGGGGCCAGGTGAATATGTGCTGGAGCGGCCAGGCGATCCGGCGCAAGGGCACTTTGGCCTTGCCGTGCAGGACTATACCCACTCCACGGCCCCCAACCGCCGCTTTGCAGACGTGGTGACCCAGAGGCTGATCAAAGCCATGCAGACAAAACAAACGGCGCCTTATTCCGACGACGAGCTTACTGCGATTGCGAACAACTGCACCCAGAAAGAAGATGCCGCACGCAAGGTTGAACGGGGAATGACAAAACGGATTGCCGCGGTCGCCATGAGCCACAGGATCGGCGAAAGCTTTGATGCCATCGTTACCGGAGTGACCCCACACGGGACATTCGTTCGCGTGCTGCAGCCGCATGTGGAAGGGTTGCTGTGCCGAGGAGAGCAGGGAGTGGATGTTGGAGATAAGCTGCGGGTCAAGCTGATCAGCACAGACGCGCAGAAAGGGTATATTGATTTTGCGCGGGGCTAA